caagaaaataaaaatcgtgGGGCTTGTCATCTCGTTATCATATGCACTCTTTGAATCATATAAAATCAAGAATTggtcaataaaagaaaaaaattaaacaataataAAAGAACGAAAACAAAATCCGTCAACATCGCTATTATTCAATAGTGGATGGCGTGCATGTACCGTTATTCAAAGTTCAAATGGGATAATCTTGTTTTTTTCCAATGGTCCAAAGacaaaatatttcatatttattcgtgtgACATGCATAAATTTGCGTTCATGGGATCGGTTTTGTTTAGCCGACATCGCATGGAAAGCCAATGCGTCCCTTGTCAAAATTACCCAATCGGACATCGAGTCATGTTCATGCCCCGACTCCACCTAGACCCGACGATTGAGGGGTCCTTAGGAGGGGTCGGGCCTAGCCCGAAATTTTACACGTTGAGTGCTTCGGCCGTAAGTCGCCGGCATGGTCGAGCATCCAGGCTCGCAGATCCAAAAGTACGGGCAAGCTAAGCCCGGACACCCGGACCGCATGTAAATTATGCGACTTCAATTGTCATTCCTGAAAAGTGAGAATTCAATATCTGAAAATTAGTTGCGTAGaaactattaaaataaaaatggttctgaaaaataaattgacgAATTAAACTATACAAAAAGGGCCAAAGGGGTTTGGAAATTTTGTAAATGTTTGCTTATATAAATTTACAGGTGGGCGGGCTGGAAGTTCTGCCCAAGCCCCAAGTACGGGCCCGAAACAGAACCCAACAGATCTGCCCATTGACGTACAAGAGTTTCGGGCCGAGCCCTCTCGGCCCGTAACGATCACGTCCATTCCTTCCGTCCCCGTCGTGGGAGTTCCCGAAAGGCACGAATTTTCAGAGCGaccgagagagatagagagcgATGACCGGAGGCCAAGTGATGAAGCGGATCCCCAGGATCAAGTTCCCTCAGCGGCGTCCAAATCCCTCCTCCGGTAATCTCGAAATCCTCCCTTCGACTTCGTTCGGCGcgttttgcttttcttttggcttcTTCAATCCGGTTGCTTCGTGCCCGTTACTGGCTAGCGTGGCGATTTTGTTTGGTCTGCGGATTGATTCGATGAAGATAACGCGCGCGTGGATTGTGGAATTCTGTGTATAAGTATGTGACGGTAGGTGATTGATTAGATTTCCCCGACTTTGATTGGTGATGTGTGTGAGAGCATCGACTGTGGAAGCTGTGATATAGGTGGTGGAAATTAGGTTGGTCTGAGAAGCGGTAGATGCTTGATTTAAGTAGACGAGCTCCGTCATTGCTCAAATATGGTCAAACTGCTTGAGATCAGATGCAGCTGCGGTTTCCTTGATGAAATGTTTAGCTCGAAGAGTGAACCGGAAATGCTTGGATTGCCCGGGCACAAATTTAGGAACTTGTTGGAGTATGGAGAATTGCAGCTGTCTTAGGTTCTCTGATGCCGGAGGCAAGTCATTTGTTTCGTGAATAGGGGTGCTACTGAAAGTTGGGTTGTGTGGCCAACTGGTTTTTACATGGCTAGATCTTGTTGGTTCTTAGGAGGCAGCCTCTGTGTGCAAAATCTTAATTGGACAGTCACCTTTGGATACTGCCTCTCCCATAATGCCTGAGCGCTAGCCTTTTGCTCCTGAGAACGCCAAAGTTTTTTAACCTGCATGGGTCTTTCGTAAGCTGTTGTGCTTTGAGTGTATATTGCACATAAGTATTGGTCACTCCAGCATATTATGTGATATGACAATCTGGCTTGCGTCTTTACACGAAGTAATTTTTACCTAAGGGTAATAAATCACACGCTCCTGcatgtttttgtttatttactGTGTCACTTTTTGCTGGGATAGTTTTTCTTTGATAAATTGTTCGTTGTGTCTTTTGCTTGGTCGGTATGTTCTAGTAAGTCCAGATACATGCTCCCTATCTACTACCCTTTCCAATGCTTCTTCAATCTCCCTTCTATTTTCTTGTTGGAAGCACCATGTTGACATATTTTCATCAATATTAATGCTGCCACTTGCAGCTCAATTGCTGTTGGCATTTGGCCGCTTCAATAGTCtgtaaaaattttctaatcaagttcCTGTACTTTTAACTTGTCTAATCATGCCATGCTACTTACACGGATTTTCTAATCGAGTCCATCCTTCATCATATTGGACCAAATTCAGCTGAGGCGGCTGTAGGACGACGTGAAAGTATAACACTGATAGAATATGCATGACACGTTGTGGATAAACTTCAGCCAATATGGACCCCTATGTGGACCCACATTGGAAAACTTTTGTCCACGTCACACTATGATGTCGTCCAACAATCATGTCAGCTGAATTTGGCAATAATAAGTGTCAAAGGGACTTGATTAGTTAAATAGTGAAAGTAGAAGAACTTtgattagacaaattaaaagtgcaGAAACTTGATTAGAAAAGACTTGAAAGCATTGCtacaaaaatagatttttcctACTCCTGACGATAGTGCATCAAACTTATCAAACATTAACACGTCGGAGTTACATATCAATGTGCAACACTCCCATCTCCACCTTCAGTTCAGTCTCAGTTTCAGTTGTGTAAAGTTTATGGCTGATTTTATGGCTCAAGATGTGTTATTCCTGCATGTATAGCCTCTTATGGGGATGCTTTTAGTTTGTTTTATGACGTGGTTACGCCGTGACATCACACTTCAAATATTCCAGTCTGAATCCTTGCTGTAGCTGCCCTGCTTACCTGTGTCTTGTACATCAACAgacttttggtttctttttcaattgtaaATAATCTTAAGCATTATTCTTGGATAATGACTATAACATTATTTAATTGACCTCTAGGATTCTAATAAATTGCAGGTACTGAATCCCAGCCTAAGTCTACATCTGCTTCTCCCCCTGTTCAAacattcttttcaaattcaaaggtTTCGGCATCTACAGGAGGAAAGGCCTCACTTCAGCCCAAACGAACAGCTGTCTCCCAGGAGGAGATCGAGGCTATTTTGGTCAGTCAAATTCTTTTTCTCGTCAGAACCTGACATTTTCGTTGCCTTTCAAGCTATCTAGCTCATCTTTAAATGCATCCATCAACATAAATGGAAAGAAACAATGACACGTTAGTTATTTGTCTTCTCTTGTGGAATCAATTCAAAATCGTAGTCAGGTACAAATTGCGGCTGATGGAAATGTTCTTCAGGTGATTGATTGTGAAAATGTACTACTAGTTCCTTTGCTGTAATCGATgaagggagaaagaaaagtaCGTACTTTTCTTTTGTAGAAGCATTTAGGAAATAGCAAAGCCTCTTGGGAAAGCCGTGTTAACATGGTGATGCTTTATACATAAAAGTTCAGTGAACGTGCTGCTTAGATGCTAAAGAAGAGAGCACATTTTGGGATGCGTTATTTATTGGTCAATCACTCATTGGTCAAATGTGAATAGTAGGATGTGTTCCATCTTCATGCTGCGACAGTGGATTGCTCTGTTTGAAGTATTTCAAATCATAATTTCTCAAGTTGAAAAATGTGTTCTTAAATTTCATAGCATCTTGTCCGCTGAGATCTGCATATAGCTATTAGTAGCTGCTCTAACAATAAAGTGGTGCCTGAAAATGACTCCCATGTTACAGTCAGAAGTTCTCGTTGACAACCTTACCAAGCCAAACAGAGTAAGCATACCCCAAAAAGAGCAAATAAAGACATTGTGTTCTCTGGATTTAAAAGAGAAGCTAACTGATTGAATTTTTGCCCTTTCGAATTTGTCATGTTAAATGCAACTCCTGTTCTCTGGTCCAACAGGAAGTGCGTTACAGTTTTCCATCATCTGCAGACCAGATTTCTCAGATCCATTTAAGAAGCAACATAATGTGattgctcaattttttttatctatgatTAGATGGTTGGTAAGATGTTTGTTGGAATGCCCTTTTGGCAGTTGGGTGGCTGCCTCTGATCGCAAAACGGAGCTGCTAGAGAGCTGCTGATGTTGCTGGAATTTCATTCTTGACGATTTATGCCTTATCTTGTACTTTATATTGGTTGGTGATGTATCTTGTACTTGCATCTTCTGTTGTTTTTTTATATCTAGAACACCCACTGGCAATTCTGAATGAGGACGCAGTATAGATCACTTGAAAATTCATCTTATTTGCATCGAAATTTAGATTCGCgcatcatgcataatgtttgtCCTGGTCCATACAATTGGGTTCCTCCACAATCCAGGGATGTACTCGTCTGCTCATTCATGAGGTTCCTTAAAAACCATTTCTCTAAGTCTAGGCATGATGTTTGGGAACACTCGGAGACAGATATATTTCCAATTTGGAACCGCGAAGAACTACATGATATTGTCAGTAATATACAGACATAATCAAGCAGAGATGTTGAAGAACTGAAATTCAAGGTTCCTTCTGAAGTAGAGTCTCAATGATCACAGACTTAGGGTTCTTCATGGGAggtcctttctctctcctctctagcTCGTCCAAATTGAAAGTTATCAACCGATCCCAATTCCCTCCTTCAAACAACACTCCAGCTTTTCCATCAGTGATCCTCTGCACGATCCCGCAGTACATGTAATACGGATTGTTCGGGTTCTTCACGAGTGCAATCATTCCGGGCATCAGAAGCGGCAGCTCCGGTGCGTTCGGCTTCTTCAAGCTTGGCACTGCCGCCGCGCTTGCCTTCTCAGGAGATTTCTTCGGTGGCGGCGGATTCTTTTCGATGAAAGACTGCAGTCCCTTCTCGCCACCGGGGAATCCTCCAGTCAACCCCATGAGTTCCTTCTCGAAAGCATCTTCAGGGACGCTCTCCACCACTGATGCCGCACCTCCGGCGGGCTTTCTACCACCTGAAGACATGGACGGCTCTTCGACTCCCGCGGGCTTTTCGACGTCAGACGATGGGGTCGGTTCTCCGAGGGTTCGCTTGAGCTCTTGCTCAATGCCCTTCTCGCCATTGCAGATGCCTCGCCCGCCAAGTATCTCGGAGAGGTCGAACTTAGCGCACGGTCTCGATTGAATCGTCGACAGGCTGTGCGTCGGAAATGCGACCGATGGCTTGTTGAGGCGGGCGGCACGGCCGAGGAATCCAGACTTGAGGGAAGGAGGGTGGAGGTTGGGGAGAGTGGACGCCATTGTTGATGGCTGAGCAAGAGGCAGATGAAACAGGACAGAGATAGGCGAAAGCTTGCCTTTAAATCCTGGCCACAAGAGCGTCGCTGCGTgattggatgatttttttttttttttggtagtgtATCAGAAAGCCCACCGGTACAAGAGCCCTACGAGTACAAAAGAGAAGGGTTACGTTGGATTGCGGGCCTCTTGTGCTGGTGTTTTTTGACCCGCTTCTGTTCTGTGTTGGCCCATAGGTTGGCCCAAGTGTTGACCCGCTTGTGTTGGTTAAAACGAcacaattatattttttaaccacaatATTAATCAACTAAAATTAAACATTAAAAAAGGTATGTAAAATACacgtaaaagaaataaaaaatcagaggCAAGTGCGGCAGGCCCTTGCCACCGCCGCCCTGTTACCGGAAAGGGCCGGCGGTTTCTACGAGTGCCGTCCTTGCCTAGTTCccacatattatttctttttgctttttcatgaataccttttttaatattttaatgtgtgttttattaacattttcggtttaaaaaattaaaatattggcCATGTTTTATGTTTTATCCATGTCATCGCCGCACAGGCGAAAGAAACTATTAAAAAAGTTATCTCGGCATTTTTCGATTGCGCCAAttcgacaaattttaagacttaattgcacttccATGACATGCATTTCTGttataagttttaggaatttcagtgcacatatttcaaaaatttcttATTGGGGTTGATTGAATTGGGCCAAATGCTTTCTAGGAAAGAAATTGGTTTTGTAGTTTGAAATGGGACTCGGTGGAGATAATTTCTAATTCGCTAACCTCCCACGTCAGCCAGAGAAATCCTTATTTCCAATAATCTTAGGTTGCGATCCGCGTGATTGTTTTTCCGTGAACTTTTTGAATTTCTGTTCTTTCTcacgatccaaaatttgaattttgtcgaCCTCTGAAACCTTTCAAATCAACCATAATCATCTAAGCTAGAAATGGCCCGTGCATTGCTGaggagaaattcaattttctgttttatttttcaatgaatCTAGAAgctaatataaaataaattaattggtaaaaaaaatttaattttttttatcgacaaGTTAATCCATTGTTTTGCTGAAGCTCTTTTATcaaactaattcttttttttttgtttatttttataaaaaacgAACCAATTAGACAGGAAAAATAAAACTGATTTCTACAAAAATATGAACCTTATGTTCATATTTAGACAAAAcaacaataaaacaaaaatattgactaaAACTTTGTAGCGGCCCCTTCATATTGATTAGGATAAAAGATTCCTTATATCAGTTATATTATACGATGGTATTGAAGTGTGcattttttcgaccaaaaagaaaagcgtGCGTTTTTATTATCCTaacatttgattttttgcatGATAAATAGATTCGAAAAGAACACGTGGCAAATTGCGGTGGTTGCCCCGGGCTTTCCGTTATAGGATACCGCATCGGTGTCCTCAAAACGATAAATAGATATTTGTTATTGTGCTCTTGAAAAGATTTTCCTTATCATTTCGAATCAATGTTGAAATTATCTGATAAGAAATATTTCGACTATTAAAAGTCGATCACAAAAAacctaatattttcatatatttagtATCTGTATGTTCTGAAGAAAATcaataatccaaaaaatatatatttttcaattttgcttgcTCATATGATTTTAATAAATATGTGAATATATATTATAGTGGATAATCATGGTTGGAAAATCGTTATCCCCGATGCACGGAATCCTCGGCTCCTCCGAATCTAAAACCGGAACGGAAAACGACGTGTCGTCTCGGTTTTTGGATGGGGAGGAGAAACACCCGACCAGGACCAGGGGCATGCCGGTCATTTCGCACGGGCAGGAAAGGAAGCCAAGTAAACTACCTCTGTACCGAACAGTCCATGATGTCCATCCCCGCCGCGGCTTTCATCGCATTCTCGCGTGTTAGTCAATCCACTTTCCCGGAAAATCAaactcgctttctctctctctctcttcgctttCTTTCAGCTCGCCTTTCGCTGCTGCGAAAAGGGTCTCTTTGAGCTCGTACGGCATTCCttttacctctctctctctctctctaagttttttttttctttctttatttcagTTGAATTTGCTGCTTTGCGTGAAAACACTGGCTTTCGTTTCGTCCGGCTCAAAGTCTTTCTTACGGATCACGTTCTCGAGAATCGGATGATTTCGGCTCTGTTCATGTCGGCAAAGTGGTATCTTTTGATGTTTCTGTCGATCTAGGGAGTTTCGAGGTGTACTGCGATTCGATCCCGGTTGAGGAGATTGTGTGTTGGTACTGATTGATCTTGTGGGTAGTTGTGAAATTAGGGGGGGATCTGCTGATGCTCCTGTGAGTTTGTGGATCGCTCTTCTTTCGGTATCCGTTTTTCCGTCGCGATTTGCGCTTTACCTTTGTCAAGCTGTGCACTTTTTCTCATGAGCTCTGTTTGGTCTGTTAGTTGAGTTCGAGTTCCCTTTGAAGTTCATCTTTAATTACTGGCGTATTAGTTTGGTGTGTTTAACTTCGTTGAAGCGATTCGACGGATTTGGCATAGAGCGTACCTCGGTTCTGAGAACGAGGATTTCATGCTTTTCTCATTGCTCGGTTCATGAAACTCTACTCTGGTGATATGGTATTGCGTGGAATTTGCTTCGTTGTCATGCCTTGCTTAATTGTCCGATGGGAGATGACAATGTAGGATTGTGGGTCATAAAAGCAAAAGCTTGATATGGTAGATGCATGGACTGCAAAGTTCTGGTGTTTTCGATGATTTAAAAGAATTAGGTTGAATCGGCGGATGTAGAAACTCATATTGCAGATCGGGGGAGGGAGGTTAAAACTTTAGGATATCTTCAtgcttttcttccctttttccctaGCTTTCGTGGCTAGTTGAGAGGAGGAGGGGTGGGTTTGAAGCAGAGAAATAGTGCCTGACAATTTTGTGAATTGTAGAACCTAGTACTACAGGTGCGACAGCCCTGCCAGCTGCCCTTTGGATCCATCAATGAACATGATTGGTGTGATTATCTGCGAACCACACTGGATAACTTTATTAGAAAGAATTCTACATTGGAACTATCAGTGAATGTCGCTGAAGTTGCATTATAATCCGTATTGAGTCTAAGCAGATTAATCCTCAAGCTTGACTCTAGGCGATTATGCAATGCTGAATACTCGTGCTCGATCTAGCTTGATTTCTCATGCGGCTCATTTTGACTCATTTACGTACTAGGAGGGGAATGGGTGATTTTCAAAATGGTAGAACTTATAATGTGCAGAAGTCTGGTGTAATAATGTCTAACCGGTAAAAAACAGGCGCCAGTCCACAACACGTAACAGACTGGGTGTTTAAACTTAAAATGGTGTAAAAGCTTTCAAAGCTGCCAGTTTTCCAAATAGTTCTCGAGGTTTGACACAGtgaagaactttgaattgatGGGATGCGTAGATGACAGGGTTAACTTTGATAACTTCTGGTTTTCTGAGAATGTAAGTTTTAGGACATAAGTTTCTGAAGGAAGATCCTAAAGTGAGGTAATTTGCCGAGAGGTTCACGGAAATGAGACTACCTTACTAAACCTCGGGGATAAAATCTAGTTTTTGGGTACAACATGGTGCCACACATTCCAATACCTCAGTCTCTTGGAATCTGCTTTTCTGGATTCCCCATTCATCACATCCACCTTAGTGTTTTTGCTCAAGTGAAGAGTCAACAATGCGGTTTTAGTTTTTGCTATTGGCTGTGTAAAGCAAAGGAGGACGTAGCTCATGCCCTGTTAAAGGACGtctctcatttttgcatgttatcTTCTGGTTCAGGTACTCTGGATTTTACCTTATTGTGGAAATATCTGATGCTTGATGGATGATGATATTGGGAAAATAAAagttatcccaaattatttccAGCCGTCAACAAGTGAAGACTCTTCTCCTCCAAACAACCCTTCAGTCAAATCACCACCAAGGACGGAAAATTGTTTGAGGTACATCTCTTTAAATTACAACaggaaaagaatttgaaaaaaaaaaaaaaaggttatgatCTGTTTAGTTTAGTTTCAGCTTTCTTTCTCTGATTTAGCATAGGTCCGACAGCTATCTCTGGCCTAAAAAACGTTTTAGAAGTGCGGGTTTCATGTTGAACTTGTTGAATCTAAAGGGCCTGCCATGGGGATTTGGTGCAGATGGTCAGGAAAAGGTTGGTACATGAGTTCTTACCACGGTAGGCAGTTAGCAATTATGAAGAACCCGAATTTCACTGGCAACTGTATTTGCAGGTTGAGCTAACTGCTACTGAACTTGAATCACTTAGAACACAACTCGGCGATTTAGAAGAGAGGGAAGCCCACTTAAAAGCACAGTAAGGCGAACCAAACTCAGACTTTCGTCATTTCGGCGTTCTCTATGTCATGGCCATTGTCTTGTATTGTCTTCTAAATCATCATCATGCTCTTAACTTCATTCCACTAAGTCATGCATAAATGCAGGCATGAGCAGTTCATTGTGTTGCACTTCTGGAAGGTAGAAATTAGGCATTCCTCAATACTTATAATAATTTAGTCCGTGACTGAGATTTCTTCTATGTTACACAGGTTGGAACATGTAGATGAGATATTACGGTCTGCTCGTCTGTCCGGCTACCTGCACATTAGAACTGTACTAACAACTCCCAGCATATCTAGTTTTGATAAAAGCAAATACTACGTAGACCTGGTGGCAGTTAATGGCTTTTTTAATAACCCTTTTTATATCTTGCAGAGATGGAAGCCACTGCCAGGAGAACCTCCTCCTATTGATGATACAGATGTCGATGACTGGCTTCCACGCTTTGTCGTTCTCCATGGAACGTGCatctttttttatatgttttgtACAGGTACTGTGTTATATTCTTCTCCTGTTTAGGATATTAAGTCCATCTTCAGTGAATGGTTTTGAAAAAGTTTTCATGTTATCTTTACAAGTCACACCTATTTTTCGACAAATTCTGGGGATTCAATACATCCAGTAGATGGAGCAATCCCGTTAAAAGGCATTACTCTCGGTCCACTCATGGAATGACGCCagttttttcttatttagaAATGGTAGCTGCTAGGTGCCTTTTTACTTCCTGTAGTCTAAAATGTAAATTTGTTATGTTGGAAATGTTTGAGTGAACATACTGCATAGAGATTCAAACGTTCCAAATTCTTCACTCCTACTATTGTATTAACGGGTATTTCGCTCTTCACTAGTATTCTTCTTTCTGGATTTTGTGACTTTGTGCCACATCCCACTGTGCACTTCGAATTTCAGTTCACAATAGGCTACGACATATCTTAACAATATAGAGTTGGATTTAAAGTGGAAACTAGAAGAAAGATAAACGAGTGATACAGTAGCATTTATAAATCTTGTTCTCTAACTACACGGAACAAAACTTTATGCAGATTTAAGTCCTCAGGACTCCGCTCTGCTATCTGATGTTGTTGAAGTGGGTCCCTTGCCGTGCTTCACTAGAGAAGACAATACGCAATACTCCTTCTACATATTAACTAGGCAAGGATTGAGATACGAGTGCTCAAGTGCTTCCAAAATACAGGTATTTCCAGCATTTTTCCTACAATTCCCTGAATTCGGATATCGGTGCTGTATTCATTTCAGATCCATTAGCTATTGGTGAATATGTAGTAGATAACGCCCCAATGGGCAGCATAAGAACATTTAATGCAACACACAGAAGCAGGTTGAAGTTTCTCCAATaatctttcttttcccctttagAAAAGCCTGAGTTAATATAAAGAGATTAAAAGAGCACAGCAAgtacataaaaaattcaagatagaTTGAAGAAGATACCATGGTGGGTATAATTTGGATTCGGTATGGTATGATGAGCTCTCAACTAAACGAAGTATTGCATCTGCTTTCTCTAGTTATTTATATCTCCACCTCTAGATGGAGAGAAAAAGGTAGCGGTAAAGCATATTCTTTCCTCTACCTGATTAAACCGAAAGTCTCAGTAGACTATCCGATGTCCTCCGCTAGCTGTACCAAGGTTTTGGGATTGATTCATACACAAGTAAATAGGCAGGAACAGACAaagcttggattttttttcatctATGCTTTTCATTAGACTACAAGTAAAAAGCAGCT
This sequence is a window from Rhodamnia argentea isolate NSW1041297 chromosome 3, ASM2092103v1, whole genome shotgun sequence. Protein-coding genes within it:
- the LOC115747953 gene encoding NAD(P)H-quinone oxidoreductase subunit S, chloroplastic — encoded protein: MASTLPNLHPPSLKSGFLGRAARLNKPSVAFPTHSLSTIQSRPCAKFDLSEILGGRGICNGEKGIEQELKRTLGEPTPSSDVEKPAGVEEPSMSSGGRKPAGGAASVVESVPEDAFEKELMGLTGGFPGGEKGLQSFIEKNPPPPKKSPEKASAAAVPSLKKPNAPELPLLMPGMIALVKNPNNPYYMYCGIVQRITDGKAGVLFEGGNWDRLITFNLDELERREKGPPMKNPKSVIIETLLQKEP